The following coding sequences are from one Phragmitibacter flavus window:
- a CDS encoding FAD-dependent oxidoreductase, protein MMKKLFRFLPAALCLPLLPLLLSAAPATPNPGLKYYYPVPAADPALTIEADICVYGGTPGGVAAAVQSARMGKKAVLIVFRRHVGGMTSGGLTATDIGNRKAIGGFANEVYAHIGKTSGFKPSQAEDAFIHFLQQAGVTVYYEHRLKDVIKEGNRITTLTFENGNSAKAKMFVDATYEGDLFAKAGVSFHVGREANATYNETINGIQFRNAHNFNIPVDPYHTPGAPNSGLLPTISSADPGKPGEGDTKIQAYNFRFNLSNAGTRIPFPKPEGYDRNRYLVYLRYAQASTTKPIIPFQLHNGDCNNTGGFSTDHIGANYAWPEGDYTTREKIFQDHVNYQQGLAWFAAHDPEVPDNIRALVNQYGLLNGEFPETNGWPHELYVREGRRMISDYVMTEHECTSQKIPEDPIGLAAYTMDSHNCQRVVIDGKIRNEGDVQVRVPQPYSISYRSIIPKEAECSNLLVSVCLSSSHIAYGSIRMEPVFMILGQSAATAASMAIDENTSVQKVAYPQLKKRLLADSQILTWEGGPTRTVIADTIPKGIEVNYTQASKTGDWIESASGNYLHDNDEAKGTKTITFTPDLPADGNYDIYLRWLKHGNRATNVPIELQYPNDSRSLTINQRTQGGWIKITNGTFKAGKQTTLTITTKDTNGHVVADAIRFVPVQ, encoded by the coding sequence ATGATGAAGAAACTCTTCCGCTTCCTCCCCGCAGCCCTTTGCCTGCCTCTCCTCCCCCTCCTCCTCAGTGCCGCCCCCGCCACCCCCAACCCCGGCCTCAAATACTACTATCCCGTCCCTGCTGCTGATCCCGCGCTCACCATCGAAGCCGATATCTGCGTCTACGGCGGAACCCCAGGCGGAGTCGCCGCCGCCGTCCAATCCGCCCGCATGGGCAAAAAGGCAGTCCTCATCGTCTTCCGCCGCCACGTCGGCGGCATGACCTCCGGCGGACTCACCGCCACCGACATCGGCAACCGCAAAGCCATCGGCGGATTCGCCAACGAAGTCTACGCCCACATAGGCAAAACCTCCGGCTTCAAACCCTCCCAGGCCGAAGATGCCTTCATCCACTTCCTCCAACAAGCCGGCGTCACCGTCTACTACGAACACCGCCTCAAAGACGTCATCAAAGAGGGCAACCGCATCACCACCCTCACCTTCGAAAATGGCAACAGCGCCAAAGCCAAAATGTTCGTCGACGCCACTTATGAAGGCGACCTCTTCGCCAAAGCCGGCGTCTCCTTCCACGTTGGTCGCGAAGCCAACGCCACCTACAACGAAACCATCAACGGCATCCAGTTCCGCAACGCCCACAACTTCAATATTCCCGTCGACCCCTACCACACCCCCGGCGCCCCCAACAGCGGACTCCTTCCCACCATCTCCTCCGCCGACCCCGGCAAACCCGGCGAAGGCGACACAAAAATTCAGGCCTACAATTTCCGCTTCAACCTCTCCAACGCCGGAACCCGCATCCCCTTCCCCAAACCCGAAGGCTACGATCGCAACCGCTACCTCGTCTACCTCCGCTACGCGCAGGCCAGCACCACCAAACCCATCATCCCCTTCCAACTCCACAACGGCGACTGCAACAACACCGGCGGCTTCTCCACCGACCACATCGGCGCCAACTACGCCTGGCCAGAAGGCGACTACACCACCCGCGAAAAAATCTTCCAGGACCACGTCAACTACCAGCAAGGCCTCGCCTGGTTCGCCGCCCACGACCCTGAAGTCCCCGACAACATCCGCGCCCTCGTCAACCAATACGGACTCCTCAACGGTGAATTCCCCGAAACCAACGGCTGGCCCCACGAACTTTATGTCCGCGAAGGCCGACGCATGATCTCCGACTACGTCATGACCGAACACGAGTGCACCAGCCAGAAAATCCCCGAAGACCCCATCGGCCTCGCCGCCTACACCATGGACTCCCACAACTGCCAGCGGGTTGTCATCGACGGCAAAATCCGCAACGAAGGCGACGTCCAGGTCCGCGTCCCCCAACCCTACTCCATCAGCTACCGCAGCATCATCCCCAAAGAAGCCGAATGCTCCAACCTCCTCGTCAGCGTTTGCCTCTCCTCCAGCCACATCGCCTACGGCTCCATCCGCATGGAGCCCGTCTTCATGATCCTCGGCCAGTCCGCCGCCACTGCCGCCAGCATGGCCATTGACGAAAATACTTCCGTCCAAAAAGTCGCCTATCCCCAACTTAAAAAACGCCTTCTCGCCGACAGCCAAATCCTCACTTGGGAAGGCGGCCCCACCCGCACCGTCATCGCCGACACCATCCCCAAAGGCATCGAAGTCAACTACACCCAGGCCAGCAAAACCGGCGACTGGATCGAATCCGCCTCGGGCAACTACCTCCACGACAACGACGAAGCCAAAGGCACCAAAACCATCACCTTCACCCCCGACCTGCCCGCCGACGGCAACTACGACATCTACCTCCGCTGGCTCAAACACGGCAACCGCGCCACCAACGTCCCCATCGAACTCCAATACCCCAACGACAGCAGATCCCTCACCATCAACCAACGCACCCAGGGCGGCTGGATTAAAATCACCAACGGCACCTTCAAAGCCGGCAAACAAACCACCCTCACCATCACCACCAAAGACACCAATGGCCACGTCGTCGCCGATGCCATCCGCTTCGTCCCGGTGCAGTGA
- a CDS encoding polysaccharide pyruvyl transferase family protein, which translates to MNRRQFIHTTAIASLASSLAAIPAVAQGKRKPRILLRNGWQSINIGDIAHYLGMMELIKAHGIDADVRFWSSNMENGADTLFQKEFPEVPFFLNDKEKIATAFEECDFLLHGSGSGFVAYKDTMRWHKETGKPFGIIGISLTTINDDVINTLKQADFVYFRDGVSAQKALDLGVPSPPHMGWGPDTAFGVVKLRDDEKALAFMKENNLEEGKFLCCIPRYRWTPFWLVKKGRPFEQFKQDRNDEKKEADHAPYREAIIQVTRQTDMKVLITCEDQTQIPLGKEMIYDPLPDDVKKKVVWRDNYWLTDEALSVYVRSAGLFGNEMHSPIMCIANGIPATVGRWDEQTNKGFMWRDIGLDEWLFTMDDEARVAKIPETILAIAKDPAAAKAKALKARDIVLEKQKEQFDNLKKSLTTLALK; encoded by the coding sequence ATGAATCGCCGCCAATTCATCCACACCACCGCCATCGCCAGCCTGGCCAGTTCCCTCGCCGCCATCCCCGCCGTCGCGCAAGGCAAACGCAAACCCCGCATCCTCCTGCGCAACGGCTGGCAAAGCATCAACATCGGCGACATCGCCCATTACCTCGGCATGATGGAGCTCATCAAAGCCCACGGCATCGACGCCGACGTCCGCTTCTGGTCCAGCAACATGGAGAACGGTGCCGACACCCTCTTCCAAAAAGAATTTCCCGAAGTCCCCTTCTTCCTCAACGACAAGGAAAAAATCGCCACCGCTTTCGAAGAATGCGACTTCCTCCTTCACGGCTCCGGCTCCGGCTTCGTCGCTTATAAAGACACCATGCGCTGGCACAAAGAAACCGGCAAACCGTTTGGCATCATCGGCATCTCACTCACCACCATCAACGACGACGTCATCAACACCCTTAAACAGGCCGATTTCGTTTATTTCCGCGACGGCGTGTCCGCCCAAAAAGCCCTCGACCTCGGCGTCCCATCCCCACCCCATATGGGCTGGGGACCCGACACCGCCTTCGGTGTCGTCAAACTTCGCGACGACGAAAAAGCCCTCGCCTTCATGAAGGAAAACAACCTCGAAGAAGGCAAATTCCTCTGCTGCATCCCCCGCTACCGCTGGACCCCGTTCTGGCTCGTCAAAAAAGGCCGCCCCTTCGAACAATTCAAACAAGACCGCAACGACGAAAAGAAAGAAGCCGACCACGCCCCCTATCGCGAAGCCATCATCCAGGTCACCCGCCAGACCGACATGAAAGTTCTCATCACTTGCGAGGACCAAACCCAAATCCCCCTCGGCAAGGAAATGATCTACGACCCCCTTCCCGACGACGTGAAAAAGAAAGTCGTCTGGCGCGATAACTACTGGCTCACCGACGAAGCCCTCAGCGTCTACGTCCGCAGCGCCGGTCTCTTCGGCAATGAAATGCACAGCCCCATCATGTGCATCGCCAACGGCATCCCCGCCACCGTCGGTCGCTGGGACGAACAAACCAACAAAGGGTTTATGTGGCGTGACATCGGCCTCGATGAATGGCTCTTCACCATGGACGATGAAGCCCGTGTCGCCAAAATCCCCGAGACCATCCTTGCCATCGCCAAAGATCCCGCCGCCGCCAAAGCCAAAGCACTCAAAGCCCGCGACATCGTCCTGGAGAAGCAAAAAGAGCAGTTCGACAATCTCAAAAAATCTCTCACCACCCTCGCCCTCAAGTAA
- a CDS encoding DUF1553 domain-containing protein, with protein MRLLTVLFLTLAAPLLSASEPAPVASWNFDDTSKDTPGTWLNPKKPAATTTGPRSPRYANFPEKNTALTFPGKGTDTSLIIKDNGPDGPQSLQFKKGDPITLEAWIKPSPQLNGEAYIIAKGRHSQKGFHSMNQNYGLRVKNGDKGVRIGFIFSSHDGNNKNPQWHVWWSDDKAYEASSAWHHIAITYTFGVADSLKGYIDGKLTTGTWTFAGPTDRAPVTDTDDLKIGTALEGKPGNSYNGDLDAVAIQRAIIPPADIQARYAFTPAPPPVVDTDLIPGKVLVQIAEENVPASRAWPEDNPTVATTYTEDVFGFFEIPHKYISTGIRADRSPALVRATAKVDLPAGKHRLLLRARGGARLYIDGQQTLTTPFPKGDTGGHGVVADQDTYLNLGPDFRFAPPGNRESTITFESKGGQHLVLLETIIGSSGQRPELGETVIAISPEGSQHWHLLSPGDRRVPYTDAGWAAYEAERRPRIEAMNTAERNRVRAQQNPYWEKRRAAAAAWLASTKDQQPAVPALPSGYTANNPIDHFIAARIADVALAYQAIPSGGVDFHREVQPILETKCFSCHQGGKVKGGLWLDSLKGLLTGGDEEGPAIIKGKPADSPLIHRITTDDDNLIMPPKGDRLTADEVAILEKWIAQGASWPEFKVANLKPTDLSTDLHFLRRVTLDTTGVVPSEAEVNAFLADTSKDKRAKVIDRLLADPRWADHWVSYWQDVLAENPNIINPTLNNTGPFRWWIYESLLDNKPIDLFATELIRLEGSNRYGGPNGFGTATQNDAPMAEKGAIVASAFLGVEMKCARCHDAPAHISLQKDLFQLAAMLSQESVKVPTTSSVPMDKLHEGGRKPLIKVTLAPGSIVEPDWPFTRYADPKIADQLVAEPDNTRDRLAALVTAPQNERFAQVIVNRLWQRLMGRGLVDNVADWEKGGPTHPELLTWLARDFVRNGYDLKSTARLILNTHAYQRATDPTLNTPSPLHIAPAPRRLNAEQIVDSLFAATGKPFNVEEVSLDLDGNRSDKNSITLGKPNRSWMLASTSNERDRPSLTLPRLQAVATVLEAFGWRGARQDPISIRDSAPNTLQPAILSNGTMGYWLTTLSDDHGITQLALEDQPLDKFINRLYLRLLTREPTAQELASTRDLLQPGYDKRSMVPVAKTKETVTSTGERKRPYYFTWSNHLDGIANTLGVEAEERARQGDPPTEKLNAEWRQRLEDLLWSLLNRPEWLFSS; from the coding sequence ATGCGTCTCCTCACCGTCCTCTTCCTAACCCTCGCGGCCCCGCTTCTTTCTGCCAGCGAACCCGCACCCGTCGCCTCTTGGAATTTCGACGACACCAGCAAAGACACCCCCGGCACCTGGCTTAACCCCAAAAAGCCCGCCGCCACCACCACCGGTCCCCGCTCCCCCCGCTACGCCAACTTCCCCGAGAAAAACACCGCCCTCACCTTCCCCGGCAAAGGCACCGACACCTCCCTCATCATCAAAGACAACGGCCCCGACGGCCCCCAGAGCCTCCAGTTCAAAAAAGGCGACCCCATCACCCTCGAAGCCTGGATCAAACCCAGCCCCCAACTCAACGGCGAAGCCTACATCATCGCCAAAGGGCGCCACTCCCAAAAAGGCTTCCACTCCATGAACCAAAACTACGGCCTGCGCGTCAAAAACGGCGACAAAGGCGTCCGCATCGGCTTCATCTTCTCCAGCCACGACGGCAACAACAAAAATCCCCAGTGGCACGTCTGGTGGAGCGACGACAAAGCTTACGAAGCCTCCTCCGCCTGGCACCACATCGCCATCACCTACACCTTCGGCGTCGCCGACAGCCTCAAAGGTTACATCGACGGCAAACTCACCACCGGCACCTGGACCTTTGCCGGTCCCACCGACCGCGCCCCCGTCACCGACACCGACGACCTCAAAATCGGCACCGCCCTCGAAGGCAAACCCGGCAACTCCTACAACGGCGACCTCGACGCCGTCGCCATCCAACGCGCCATCATCCCTCCCGCCGACATCCAAGCCCGTTACGCCTTCACCCCCGCCCCGCCCCCGGTTGTCGACACCGACCTCATCCCCGGCAAAGTCCTTGTCCAGATCGCCGAAGAAAATGTCCCCGCCTCCCGTGCCTGGCCCGAAGACAACCCCACCGTCGCCACCACCTACACCGAAGACGTCTTCGGCTTTTTCGAAATCCCCCACAAATACATCTCCACCGGCATCCGCGCCGACCGCTCCCCCGCCCTCGTCCGCGCCACCGCCAAGGTCGACCTCCCCGCTGGCAAACATCGCCTCCTCCTCCGCGCCCGAGGCGGTGCCCGACTCTACATCGACGGCCAGCAAACCCTCACCACCCCGTTTCCCAAAGGCGACACCGGTGGCCACGGCGTCGTAGCCGACCAAGACACCTACCTCAACCTCGGACCCGACTTCCGCTTCGCCCCTCCCGGCAACCGCGAATCCACCATCACCTTCGAATCCAAAGGCGGCCAGCACCTCGTCCTCCTCGAAACCATCATCGGCTCCTCCGGACAACGCCCCGAACTCGGCGAAACCGTCATCGCCATCTCCCCCGAAGGCTCCCAACACTGGCACCTCCTCAGCCCCGGCGACCGCCGCGTCCCCTATACCGACGCCGGTTGGGCCGCTTATGAAGCCGAACGCCGCCCGCGCATCGAAGCCATGAACACCGCCGAACGCAACCGCGTCCGTGCCCAACAAAATCCCTACTGGGAAAAACGCCGCGCCGCCGCCGCTGCCTGGCTCGCCTCCACCAAAGATCAGCAACCCGCCGTTCCCGCCCTGCCTTCCGGCTACACCGCCAACAACCCCATCGACCACTTCATCGCCGCCCGCATCGCCGACGTCGCCCTTGCCTACCAGGCCATCCCCAGCGGTGGCGTCGACTTCCATCGCGAAGTTCAGCCCATCCTCGAAACCAAATGTTTCTCCTGCCATCAAGGCGGAAAAGTCAAAGGCGGACTCTGGCTCGACAGCCTCAAAGGCCTCCTCACTGGCGGCGACGAAGAAGGACCCGCCATCATCAAAGGCAAACCCGCCGACAGCCCCCTCATCCACCGCATCACCACCGACGACGACAACCTCATCATGCCTCCCAAAGGCGACCGCCTCACCGCCGATGAAGTCGCCATCCTCGAAAAATGGATCGCCCAAGGTGCCTCCTGGCCCGAATTCAAAGTCGCCAACCTCAAACCCACCGACCTCAGCACCGACCTTCACTTCCTCCGCCGCGTCACCCTCGACACCACCGGCGTCGTCCCCAGCGAAGCCGAAGTCAACGCCTTCCTCGCCGACACCTCCAAAGACAAACGCGCCAAGGTCATCGACCGCCTCCTCGCCGACCCGCGCTGGGCCGACCACTGGGTCAGCTACTGGCAGGACGTCCTCGCCGAGAACCCCAACATCATCAACCCCACCCTCAACAACACCGGTCCCTTCCGCTGGTGGATCTACGAATCCCTTCTCGACAACAAACCCATCGACCTCTTCGCCACCGAGTTGATCCGCCTCGAAGGCTCCAACCGTTACGGCGGCCCCAACGGCTTCGGCACCGCCACCCAAAACGACGCCCCCATGGCCGAAAAAGGTGCCATCGTCGCCTCCGCCTTCCTCGGTGTCGAAATGAAATGCGCCCGCTGCCACGACGCCCCCGCCCACATTTCCCTCCAAAAAGACCTCTTCCAGCTCGCCGCCATGCTCAGCCAGGAAAGCGTCAAAGTCCCCACCACCAGCAGCGTCCCCATGGACAAATTGCATGAAGGCGGCCGCAAACCGCTCATCAAAGTCACCCTCGCCCCCGGCTCCATTGTCGAACCCGACTGGCCATTCACCCGCTACGCCGACCCCAAAATCGCCGACCAACTCGTTGCCGAACCCGACAACACCCGCGACCGCCTCGCCGCCCTCGTCACCGCTCCTCAAAACGAACGTTTTGCCCAAGTCATCGTCAACCGACTCTGGCAGCGCCTGATGGGACGCGGCCTCGTCGACAACGTCGCCGACTGGGAAAAAGGCGGCCCCACCCATCCCGAACTGCTCACCTGGCTCGCCCGCGACTTCGTCCGCAACGGCTACGACCTCAAGTCCACCGCCCGACTCATCCTCAACACCCACGCCTACCAGCGCGCCACCGACCCCACCCTCAACACCCCCAGCCCCCTCCACATCGCCCCCGCGCCCCGCCGGCTCAACGCCGAACAAATCGTCGACTCCCTCTTCGCCGCCACCGGCAAACCCTTCAACGTGGAAGAAGTCAGCCTCGACCTCGACGGCAACCGCTCCGACAAAAACTCCATCACATTAGGAAAGCCCAACCGTTCCTGGATGCTTGCCAGCACCTCCAACGAACGCGACCGCCCCAGCCTCACCCTTCCACGACTCCAGGCCGTCGCCACCGTCCTCGAAGCCTTCGGCTGGCGCGGCGCAAGGCAGGACCCCATCAGCATCCGCGACAGCGCCCCCAACACCCTGCAACCCGCCATCCTTTCCAACGGCACCATGGGTTACTGGCTCACCACCCTCAGCGACGACCACGGCATCACCCAGCTCGCCCTGGAAGACCAGCCTCTCGACAAATTCATCAACCGTCTCTACCTCCGTCTTCTCACCCGCGAACCCACCGCCCAGGAACTCGCCTCCACCCGCGACCTCCTCCAGCCCGGCTACGACAAACGCAGCATGGTTCCAGTCGCCAAAACCAAAGAAACCGTGACCAGCACCGGCGAACGTAAACGCCCCTACTACTTCACCTGGTCCAACCATCTCGACGGCATCGCCAACACCCTTGGTGTCGAAGCCGAAGAACGCGCCCGCCAAGGCGATCCTCCTACCGAAAAACTCAACGCCGAATGGCGTCAGCGCCTCGAAGACCTCCTCTGGAGCCTCCTCAACCGCCCCGAGTGGCTCTTCAGCTCATAG
- a CDS encoding tetratricopeptide repeat protein: protein MRASAHIVCLEFEAAERDIASAIRLNPNAVHPYLFRGIILVTKGQLAQAEKAFDQAIRLDPNIGESYRQRAKIHYQLGNPSKAAKDFSIAINLEPSEMGSYYNRGKAYYDLHRFDKAISDFTVVIKSNPSDHEALSLRAESFCANKNFAAALSDADSVLDKHPNFYIARLTRAKVYAQMEEHEKAIADAAEVILLAPEKHPFRAMALGLQGECLALLGQYDKALESFAAALTIPPKLPVYLDQRGQLLMKLGRFQEALSDYEDLYKLTPKSKPTLARRGECYTCTGQYEKALVDFNQLISMDTSRPEGWASRGSVHHHAGNWKNAREDALKSISLDPTFPHGYRLLALSHLVHPQPGEDAPTQALEFATKACELSEWKEYVCLDTLAAAYAANGDYITAQKWIKEYQKLNPLSPLHHKPSSRKSPAKPLNKKSSKPRLANRLPTKIPTKIALDGDSNRIDLAA from the coding sequence ATGCGGGCCTCCGCCCACATTGTTTGCCTGGAATTTGAAGCTGCAGAGCGGGACATCGCCAGCGCCATTCGATTGAATCCCAATGCCGTTCATCCCTACCTTTTCCGCGGGATCATTCTTGTCACAAAGGGACAGCTCGCTCAGGCAGAAAAGGCGTTTGACCAGGCGATACGCTTGGATCCCAACATTGGTGAAAGCTACCGTCAGCGCGCCAAAATTCATTATCAATTAGGAAATCCCTCGAAAGCCGCCAAGGACTTTTCCATCGCAATTAACCTGGAACCCTCAGAGATGGGCAGCTACTACAACCGCGGCAAAGCTTACTACGACCTTCATCGATTTGACAAAGCCATCAGCGACTTCACGGTAGTCATTAAATCCAATCCAAGCGATCACGAAGCCCTCAGTTTGCGTGCCGAATCATTTTGCGCCAACAAGAACTTCGCTGCCGCCCTGAGTGATGCGGATAGTGTGCTCGATAAACATCCGAACTTCTACATCGCCAGGCTCACCCGGGCAAAAGTCTACGCTCAAATGGAGGAGCACGAGAAGGCCATCGCTGACGCAGCGGAAGTAATCCTCCTGGCACCCGAAAAACATCCGTTCCGAGCCATGGCTCTCGGCCTGCAAGGCGAGTGCTTGGCCTTGCTCGGACAATACGACAAAGCACTCGAAAGTTTCGCCGCAGCCCTGACCATTCCACCAAAATTGCCCGTATACCTTGATCAACGCGGCCAGTTGTTGATGAAACTCGGCCGATTTCAAGAGGCGCTTAGCGACTATGAAGACCTTTACAAGCTAACACCAAAAAGTAAGCCTACCCTTGCCAGAAGAGGCGAATGTTACACCTGCACTGGCCAATACGAAAAAGCGTTGGTCGACTTCAACCAGCTGATCAGCATGGACACCTCCCGCCCTGAGGGATGGGCTAGCCGCGGCTCCGTGCATCATCACGCAGGCAACTGGAAAAACGCCCGAGAAGACGCCCTAAAATCAATTTCTCTAGACCCCACGTTTCCACACGGCTACCGCCTCTTGGCGCTAAGTCACCTCGTTCACCCTCAGCCCGGCGAAGACGCACCCACCCAAGCTCTCGAATTCGCCACCAAAGCGTGTGAACTCTCCGAATGGAAGGAATACGTTTGCCTCGACACCCTCGCCGCCGCCTACGCCGCCAACGGCGATTACATCACCGCCCAAAAATGGATCAAGGAATACCAAAAACTCAATCCCCTGTCACCCCTGCATCACAAGCCTTCGAGCAGGAAATCACCCGCAAAGCCGCTGAACAAGAAAAGCAGCAAGCCACGTCTCGCTAACCGTCTCCCAACAAAAATCCCCACCAAGATCGCTCTTGATGGGGACTCAAATAGAATCGATCTCGCGGCCTAG
- a CDS encoding LamG domain-containing protein — translation MLYSLSMKTLPQPLRIAVQMLFVGVFCPSLPAATLIYYNSATSGNSVTNLGTLGAAGNGTITTAGTGSVTTVATGGPSGAGDAFLNLSSTTLNGGWVTAPANLLPNFRNNNWSVSGFFNRPANTNSSDVILHFGSGDTFGSENELYLYGQSGNNNVRLEHFPGNGLGSLQSSLALNTWHSYAITFTASGLNDGTGTLALYLNGNAVGSSSNFNLSTGGSGDGGVAQTLQIGGIGYASNSGSADRALTGGIDEFAVYDLVLNSTEVAALHNRTITPLDVIPEPSRVLLILVAAMGWLSIRRR, via the coding sequence ATGCTCTACTCTCTCAGCATGAAGACTTTACCGCAGCCACTTCGAATCGCAGTGCAAATGCTTTTCGTCGGCGTATTCTGCCCATCCCTTCCCGCAGCCACCCTCATCTACTACAACAGCGCGACCAGCGGCAATTCCGTGACCAATCTCGGAACTCTCGGAGCTGCGGGCAACGGCACCATCACCACCGCCGGCACAGGTTCCGTCACCACTGTCGCCACCGGCGGCCCTTCAGGTGCCGGCGACGCTTTTCTCAACCTCAGCAGCACCACCTTGAATGGTGGCTGGGTCACCGCGCCTGCCAACCTGCTGCCGAATTTTCGCAACAACAACTGGTCCGTCAGTGGCTTCTTCAACCGTCCGGCCAACACCAACTCCAGCGACGTCATCCTCCACTTCGGCAGCGGCGACACCTTCGGCAGCGAAAACGAGCTCTACCTCTACGGCCAGTCAGGCAACAACAACGTCCGGCTCGAACATTTCCCCGGCAATGGGCTCGGAAGCCTCCAGTCCAGCCTCGCCCTGAACACCTGGCACAGCTATGCCATCACCTTCACCGCCTCCGGACTCAATGACGGAACCGGCACCCTTGCCCTCTATCTCAACGGCAACGCCGTGGGGTCCAGCAGCAACTTCAACCTCAGCACCGGCGGCAGTGGTGACGGGGGTGTTGCCCAAACCCTGCAAATCGGCGGCATCGGCTATGCCTCCAACAGTGGCAGTGCCGACCGCGCCCTCACCGGAGGCATCGATGAATTCGCGGTTTACGATCTCGTCCTCAACAGCACCGAAGTCGCCGCCCTGCACAACCGCACCATCACCCCCCTCGACGTCATTCCAGAACCCAGCCGCGTCCTGCTGATCCTGGTTGCCGCCATGGGATGGTTGTCCATCCGTCGTCGTTAA
- a CDS encoding addiction module protein yields MTATVETLLQQALTLSYDERALLADQLWESLHPDPPLSDELKTTLDRRWEEIENGTVKCEDAFVALDRLEKELHERLGAAS; encoded by the coding sequence ATGACCGCGACCGTTGAAACCCTCCTTCAACAGGCCCTCACCCTGTCCTATGATGAACGCGCCCTCCTGGCCGACCAGCTCTGGGAAAGCCTCCATCCCGACCCACCGCTCAGCGACGAACTCAAAACCACCCTCGATCGTCGCTGGGAAGAAATCGAAAATGGCACCGTGAAGTGCGAAGACGCTTTTGTTGCCTTGGATCGTTTGGAGAAAGAGCTGCATGAAAGACTTGGAGCAGCATCCTGA